The Coccidioides posadasii str. Silveira chromosome 3, complete sequence genome contains a region encoding:
- a CDS encoding uncharacterized protein (EggNog:ENOG410PISA~COG:E~MEROPS:MER0002007) yields the protein MPEFTPTEIGDLIRHHEVDFAPYEELYKHLHAYPELSHQEYKTAATIAARLRRVPGLEVFENIGGTGIAAVFRNGDGKTVLLRSELDGLPIKEQTNLPYASKNVVRDETDGVEKPTMHACGHDMHMACLIAAIDILVSAKSEWSGTLVIIYQPAEELGNGAIRMVNDGLYDKVPKPDVLLGQHILPQRAGRFGMRSGTVMAASDCLKVTFTGRGGHASMPHRTIDPIVMAASTVVRLQTIVSREINVSQEFAVVTVGSFNAGNAANIIPEQAEIQLNVRTTDENTRKRVLSSIDRIIKAEGEASGAIQAPQIETTLQFPLTINDPTVTQKVQQTFGSLFSPDFTAEWPRSNASEDFTVLGTSIGRPCCFWFVGCTAAEIWEEAEENGTLSDIPGNHSAFFAPDVLRTMQIGMSSLVAGALSFLSKTQ from the coding sequence ATGCCCGAGTTCACCCCTACGGAAATCGGCGACCTTATCCGCCATCATGAGGTAGATTTTGCGCCCTatgaagagctctacaagcacCTCCACGCCTATCCGGAGTTATCCCACCAAGAGTATAAAACCGCGGCGACTATTGCAGCTAGACTCCGCCGTGTTCCTGGCCTTGAAGTATTTGAGAACATCGGCGGCACCGGTATTGCCGCTGTCTTCCGCAACGGTGATGGCAAGACCGTTCTTCTACGGTCTGAGCTAGATGGCCTGCCGATTAAAGAACAAACGAATCTTCCTTACGCGAGTAAGAATGTCGTGAGGGACGAAACTGATGGAGTAGAAAAGCCCACAATGCACGCTTGTGGGCATGATATGCATATGGCATGTCTGATTGCTGCAATAGATATCTTAGTGTCAGCGAAGTCAGAATGGTCCGGAACTTTGGTCATTATCTATCAGCCCGCTGAAGAATTGGGAAACGGTGCTATACGCATGGTCAACGATGGTTTATACGACAAGGTTCCCAAGCCTGACGTTTTACTCGGGCAGCACATCTTGCCACAGAGAGCTGGTCGGTTTGGGATGAGGTCAGGAACGGTGATGGCTGCTTCGGATTGTCTCAAAGTAACGTTCACCGGTAGAGGAGGGCACGCTTCTATGCCACATCGAACAATTGACCCGATAGTGATGGCTGCAAGCACAGTTGTCCGGCTGCAGACAATAGTCAGTCGAGAAATCAATGTCTCTCAGGAATTTGCTGTCGTGACGGTTGGTAGTTTTAACGCTGGAAACGCCGCAAACATCATTCCCGAACAGGCTGAAATTCAACTGAACGTGAGGACCACCGACGAGAATACGAGGAAAAGAGTCCTCTCGTCCATCGATCGAATTATCAAGGCAGAAGGAGAGGCTAGCGGTGCAATCCAGGCCCCTCAAATAGAAACGACTCTTCAGTTCCCTCTTACGATCAACGATCCAACCGTGACGCAGAAGGTGCAGCAGACGTTCGGTTCGCTCTTTTCACCCGACTTTACGGCAGAGTGGCCTAGGTCCAATGCAAGCGAGGATTTCACGGTTTTGGGTACTTCGATTGGAAGACCTTGTTGCTTTTGGTTTGTTGGGTGCACTGCAGCGGAGATTTGGGAAGAAGCGGAGGAGAATGGAACGCTATCAGACATTCCGGGTAATCATTCCGCTTTCTTTGCTCCAGACGTGCTGCGCACAATGCAAATTGGCATGTCTTCTTTGGTTGCAGGTGCATTAAGCTTCCTCTCCAAAACTCAATAA